tttttctatatttttaaaattttagttcccTATTCATGgtgttttataaagaaaatgatggAGGACAACACCTCACTATGAGGCAGCTAAGTTACATGGTGAGAAGCACAAATTAACCAAAATGGTGCCGAAAGGATTTCATGCTTTACCAATAACGACTTTCTTCTCTGGTTTTTAACTCTTTCCCCTTCCTAAGGTAAAATGTTAATTAGCGTTGTAGGAGGTATCTTGTTTCAAAAGGCGGAAATGTAAATATGAAGGTGGCATTTAACAACTTGTCATTCAAGAAGACGGCTGAAGCTTGTAATAATACAAACAAAGCCCAAATACATCTTCTCCCCAAGTTGAGGACTATTATAAAAGAATCTTGGTCCGGGAAAATTTTCAATGGTTTTTTGTAGGATAAGGTGCCTGCTCTCTCCCAATCCTTATCTCTCCATCTACCCAAAGCTAACCTAACAGTATCGCCCTCACCCCCTTCTAAGATTAATTCATATCTCATGAGCGACACGAGGCCCTCATTATTGGGGGTGAGTTTTCTATGCACTTCTTTGCAACGTTCAGTGAGAGAAGACCGGGAAGAAGTGATCCCTCCTTAAGTAGTCCTCAgatggccggggggggggggggggggggggatgggcaggggaACATAGGGTGGCAAGAAAATCTACCTCCATAGGCCAGTATGACCAAACGCTTCCAGACCTTCTGCCCAAAGGATCACGTTCTGTCATGGCTAGCCCAACCAAATTGAAATAGGAAAAGCAATGGCTGttagaagagatttaaaaagaagtcaCGTGTCCTAACTTAAACTGAGTTGCACTACTGTCTTTCTTTTAATAGCATAAAAAGGATTAACGGGCCCCAGCAGCAAATACAAGCTCCTCTGCTTCCCGACCCTTTTCGTCTGCTGTACCGTGCAACCCAGTGAGCCCTGCAGAACCTGCTGCCGTCTGCCTGGACCTTCTTTCTGCAAGATGGCTCCTACACAATGACCATGGCGAAGAATCAGCTCTAGGTGTCACCTGCGTGTGCAGAGACGGCCCTTGTGCCTCAGCCCCCCGGGGACACTACGCCGGATTGGGTTAGATGGGCGATCTAAGATGTGATGTCATTTTGACTCGCCGGACCCCAGACTCCCCTCATTccgattccccccccccccccccccgccccacgcctgtttcttcttttttgtctcttcccGCTGGTAAAGCAGCGTGGAAGAAAGAGCGGACTCTGGCTTCCCCTCGCCTCcggtcccccccccgccccgccggcgCATCGCTGCGGACCCCGCAGGCCGCAGAGCCGCGGCGCCTGGCGTGCGGGAGAGGCTGCGGGGACGCGGCCGCAGCCCGGGCACCCGGGCCCACAGCCCTCCAGCCCTCCCCGAAAGCCGGATCCACTCGCAGGTCTGGCGGGCGGCAGGGGTCCTGCGGGCGGAAGTGAGAAGCGAGGCGTGGGAGGAGGctgcaggctgggggctgggatcCCCTCGGCGGCTGACGCGGCCCAGAGAACCTGAGCGAGGACGGCGGCCGCCTCCCGACGCCCGACGCGCGCCAGCCGGGCCTTTTTTGGCGCTGAGGGAGAGCAGACGGGCAGGGCCGCCGCTTTTGGGGGAGCAAGGCTGAGCCGCCGCCCCCGGACCAGGAGGAGGGGCTGCCTCGGGGGCGCCACTGCGACCCAGATAGGTTGGGCGAACGCGGGAGCGGGCGGCGGCCCGtcgcctccctcctcctccgcGGCGCCATCCCTCGGCGCGCCCAACCCGGAACCCGGCGAGcgcgtgggggcggggaggcgagCGCGCAGAGCTGGCGGGCGCCCCCGCGGCCCCCGGCCCCCCAGCCATGTCGGCCGAGGAGATGGTGCAGATCCGCCTGGAGGACCGCTGCTACCCGGTGAGCAAGAGGAAGCTTATCGAGCAGAGCGACTACTTCCGCGCCCTCTACCGCTCCGGCATGCGCGAGGCCCTGAGCCAGGAGGCCGGCGGCCCCGAGGTGCAGCAGCTGCGCGGCCTCAGCGCCCCGGGCCTGCGCCTAGTGCTGGACTTCATCAACGCCGGCGGGGCCCGCGAAGGCTGGCTCCTGGGCCCGCGGGCGGACAAGGgcggtggggtggaggaggaagaggagatggaCGAGGTGAGCCTGCTGGCGGAGCTGGTGGAAGCGGCCTCCTTCCTTCAGGTCACGTctctgctgcagctgctgctgtcCCAGGTGCGGCTCACCAACTGCCTGGAGCTGTACCGCCTGGCGCAGGTGTACGGGTTGCCCGACCTGCAGGAGGCCTGCCTGCGCTTCATGGTCGTCCACTTCCACGAGGTGCTGTGCAAGCCCCAGTTCCACCTCCTGGGGGCTCCTCCTCAGGCCCCCGGGGATGTCAGCCTGAAGCAGAGGCTGAGAGAGGCCCGGATGACCGGGACTCCTGTCCTCGTAGCCCTGGGGGATTTCTTGGGGGGACCCCTGGCCCCTCACCCCTACCAAGGGGAGCCCCCGTCCATGCTCAGGTATGAGGAGATGACTGAGCGTTGGTTCCCGCTGGCCAACAACCTTCCTCCCGACCTGGTGAACGTCAGGGGTTACGGGTCCGCCATCCTGGACAACTACCTCTTCATAGTGGGCGGGTATAGGATCACTAGCCAGGAGATCTCGGCTGCGCACTCCTACAACCCCAGCACCAACGAGTGGCTCCAGGTGGCCTCCATGAACCAGAAGAGGTAAGCACCCAGCAGTGctgcttctttccccttcccattCATTCACTCGCTCATTAGTTCATTCCCCTGACGTTGCCGGGGCAGTCACAGGAGGTTGTGCTGAGGTGGGAATGACCTCTTCAGGAGTGGCGCTGGCCTTGACTCTGGCAAAGTTCCCAAAGAACTGAGAACTTGAGAGGAAGAAGTGGCCCGCGCGAGGTCAGCTAGCTGAGTAGTTTCCTTGCGGGTCTTGCGCTTTGAGGCAAATTGCCATTTTCCCGAGGGGGGGGGGTTGTCTGTGGTTTCCTAGAAggatactttaaaagaaaactttttaaagtttgctttcatttttatcttttttattttttaggctctATTCCTGATTTCAGTGACACACTGGGCAGTGACCTGTAATGCTGTCTTGggaagattttgttgttgttattgactTTGAAGCTTTCCACACTGGGGTGCCCCATTAGAATT
The window above is part of the Ursus arctos isolate Adak ecotype North America unplaced genomic scaffold, UrsArc2.0 scaffold_26, whole genome shotgun sequence genome. Proteins encoded here:
- the KLHL42 gene encoding kelch-like protein 42 encodes the protein MSAEEMVQIRLEDRCYPVSKRKLIEQSDYFRALYRSGMREALSQEAGGPEVQQLRGLSAPGLRLVLDFINAGGAREGWLLGPRADKGGGVEEEEEMDEVSLLAELVEAASFLQVTSLLQLLLSQVRLTNCLELYRLAQVYGLPDLQEACLRFMVVHFHEVLCKPQFHLLGAPPQAPGDVSLKQRLREARMTGTPVLVALGDFLGGPLAPHPYQGEPPSMLRYEEMTERWFPLANNLPPDLVNVRGYGSAILDNYLFIVGGYRITSQEISAAHSYNPSTNEWLQVASMNQKRSNFKLVAVNSKLYAIGGQAVSNVECYNPEQDAWNFVAPLPNPLAEFSACECKGKIYVIGGYTTRDRNMNILQYCPSADIWTLFETCDVHIRKQQMVSVEETIYIVGGCLHELGPNRRSSQSEDMLTVQSYNTVTRQWLYLKENTSKSGLNLTCALHNDGIYIMSRDVTLSTSLEHRVFLKYNIFSDSWEAFRRFPAFGHNLLVSSLYLPSKAET